Below is a genomic region from Paenibacillus rhizovicinus.
ATGCCGTCACCTTGAAGGACCGTCATCAAACGACCTTGTTCGTACGTACCGCTGAAGATTGCGAAGCGATCGAACGTATCTCGGACGAATATAACGTCATTTGCGAGCGCGGAACCTGGCTGCAGCTCGACTCCGGCTGGCTGCCGAACGAACGAATAGTCACGGATTACGGCATTGTAACGCATGAAGGGAATGTATTTCTCGATCGAGGACTTGTCGCCGTTGTCCAACTTGCCCCCTGGGACGACCCGGTTGCGGAGTTCGAATCGGCGCTCGAGCAAGCCGATGAGCATGCCATAGCGACGTTAACGCAAGAAGACGGCCGCCGGCTGCTCGCCGTCGACCGTCATCAGGTTGATTTGCTCGCAGGCATTGCCCGCGCTTATCGCTGTGCCTTCGAAATCTTCCTGCCGGCTTCCGTCTAAAGCAAATCCGCTGCCAGCTGAGCAAGCTTGGAGCGCTCGCCCTTCTCCAGCGTCATATGCCCGCTGACGCCTTCCTGCTTGAACCGTTCCACGATATGCGTGAGCCCGTTGCTGATGGAATCGAGATAGGGGTGATCGATTTGCTCCGGATCGCCCATCAGCACGATCTTACTGCCTTCGCCAACGCGCGAAACGATCGTTTTCACCTCGTGGCGGGTCAGATTCTGCGCTTCGTCGACGATGATGAATTGACCCGGAATGGATCTTCCCCGGATGTAAGTAAGCGCCTCGACTTGGATGCTGCCGAGCCCCATCAGGATCTTGTCGATGTCGCCGGACTTCTTCGTATCGAACAGAAACTCCAAATTATCGTAAATCGGCTGCATCCACGGACGCAGCTTCTCTTCTTTCTCTCCCGGTAAATAGCCGATATCTTTGCCCATCGGCACGACAGGTCTCGCGATCAGCAGTTTTTTGTATTTATGCTCATCCTCCACCTTCATCAGCCCTGCGGCGAGCGCCAGCAGCGTCTTGCCCGTTCCTGCCTTGCCGGTCAACGTCACGAGCGGAATATCGTCGTTTAACAGCAGTTCCAGCGCCATGCGCTGTTGGGCGTTGCGGGCAGTGATGCCCCACACGGGATCGTTGCTTAAGTATAGCGGTTCCAGCCTCGCCCCATCCTGGCTTACTTTCAAGAGCGCGGACTT
It encodes:
- a CDS encoding PhoH family protein; this translates as MKKIFVLDTNVLLHDPQAIFAFDDNEVIIPAVVLEEIDSKKRLADELGRNARHVSRLLDNMRESGHLHEGIVLDNGGVLKVELNHRSFIRVQEMFGEMSNDNRILAVALNYHLEEQDKGSARPVIIVSKDVLVRIKADVLGIEAQDYLSDQVVLPSEVYAGYLTLKVHPSVIDEFYTYRFLTIKNLLLNLRLQPNEFVILRDEMGTSKSALLKVSQDGARLEPLYLSNDPVWGITARNAQQRMALELLLNDDIPLVTLTGKAGTGKTLLALAAGLMKVEDEHKYKKLLIARPVVPMGKDIGYLPGEKEEKLRPWMQPIYDNLEFLFDTKKSGDIDKILMGLGSIQVEALTYIRGRSIPGQFIIVDEAQNLTRHEVKTIVSRVGEGSKIVLMGDPEQIDHPYLDSISNGLTHIVERFKQEGVSGHMTLEKGERSKLAQLAADLL